Proteins encoded together in one Bombus vancouverensis nearcticus chromosome 14, iyBomVanc1_principal, whole genome shotgun sequence window:
- the LOC117155857 gene encoding odorant receptor 13a, with the protein MEMSDQQFSGKEYDELIKPIMITAKIISIWPLEEDSGKGTILFRRFHLFCMFLLAVVMSIAVTADVVHNIDDLNEATECALICTAFYLCVVRLLVYSLHQKDMFYVVKTMKEDWILSSHEDRTILAKKTMFAFRLAKYFISTVAMTIVLFMCIPFLEIYAFGSNERVLPFRGYFFVNHTISPVFECLYFFNVTAGGFGGSMIAGATSFNLVVIMHGSGKFAVLRKRLEALSGEDPNSTAILSNYVIRHQKAIEYADALERIINVLALGQFIISTGLICFAGFQITSMMKDKGRLMKYSTFLNSAILELFMFSFSGNGLIDESGAVGDSAYGSGWIGSRFSQSLQIMMMRARIPSKITAAKFYAMSLESFSAVLSTSFSYFTVLTATEGD; encoded by the exons ATGGAAATGAGTGATCAACAATTCTCTGGTAAAGAGTACGATGAATTGATTAAACCAATCATGATAACCGCAAAAATAATTTCCATCTGGCCATTGGAGGAGGACAGTGGCAAGGGAACAATATTATTTAGGAGATTCCACTTGTTCTGTATGTTTCTTCTG GCGGTAGTGATGTCCATCGCGGTGACAGCCGACGTAGTTCACAATATAGATGACTTGAATGAAGCGACCGAATGCGCACTGATTTGTACAGCATTTTACCTCTGTGTAGTCCGTTTGCTAGTGTATTCGCTCCATCAGAAGGACATGTTCTACGTGGTGAAGACGATGAAAGAGGATTGGATCTTGTCCTCTCACGAAGATCGAACAATTTTAGCGAAGAAAACGATGTTTGCCTTTCGTCTCGCGAAATATTTTATCAGTACCGTGGCTATGACGATTGTACTGTTCATGTGTATCCCGTTTTTAGAG ATTTACGCGTTTGGTAGCAACGAAAGGGTACTTCCGTTTCGAGGGTATTTTTTTGTCAATCATACCATATCACCGGTGTTTGAGTGCCTTTATTTCTTTAACGTAACAGCGGGTGGCTTTGGCGGAAGTATGATTGCCGGTGCTACCAGTTTCAATCTGGTGGTAATAATGCACGGTTCGGGCAAGTTTGCAGTTTTGCGGAAAAGGCTGGAGGCTCTCAGTGGAGAAGATCCTAATTCTACCGCTATCCTGAGCAATTACGTGATTCGTCACCAGAAAGCGATAGA GTACGCAGATGCACTGGAAAGGATCATAAATGTTCTGGCTTTGGGGCAATTCATCATTAGCACCGGCCTGATCTGCTTCGCGGGATTCCAGATTACCTCG ATGATGAAGGACAAGGGTCGCCTGATGAAATATTCGACCTTCTTGAACTCGGCCATTCTTGAGCTGTTCATGTTCAGCTTCAGTGGAAATGGCTTGATCGACGAG AGCGGAGCAGTGGGTGACTCCGCTTATGGCAGTGGATGGATCGGCAGCAGATTCAGCCAGAGTCTTCAAATCATGATGATGCGCGCGAGGATCCCCAGCAAAATCACCGCGGCAAAGTTCTATGCCATGTCCTTGGAGAGCTTCTCAGCg GTTCTGAGTACGTCGTTCTCATACTTCACGGTCCTTACAGCCACCGAAGGCGATTAA
- the LOC117157578 gene encoding BTB/POZ domain-containing protein KCTD3, which yields MAVPPSFGLSDIVHLNVGGTRFSTSKQTLTWVPDSFFTALLSNRIASHRDEIGALFIDRDPKLFSIILNYLRTKDIDLKNVDLRTLRHEAEYYGITPLVKRLMLCEDLTQSSCGDVLFYGYLPPPSIPLQEPTTVASNVGDVSVHGRSPANNTNSRADVPSTSQTTTPGTSNSHNNNGQQNHKGVLNSHMRNSSLDYRIQQKGLPHSRTSSLDLRHVRNNSADLNKLYKNDINLVFGPQQVSSWVDPLRVQIIKAHHNWIVIAYAHFITCYRLKDSSGWQHAFTSPHIESVIERVAITSKLSTSGDVKMVAISYGNQVRLWSISANGMKNIGTFNLNVRVEYLFFIGSQLVALSPTDKIGVWHAMTHHWQIQDVVPILSFDTAGSFLLLGCNNGSIYYIDMEKFPLRMKDNDLLVTELYRDPNYDPITAISVYLTPKTSVCGNWIEIAYGTKSGSVRVIVQHPETVGHGPQLFQTFTVHQSSVTKVTLSEKYLVSVCSEYNHVRSWAVTRFRGMISTQPGSTPEASFKIVSLEAIESCISYNAGNDFGPFGEQDDEQVFVQKVVPETDQLFVRLASNGKRVCVIKSVDGSIISSFYVHECEGSSRMGSRPRRFIFTGHSNGTIQMWDLTTALEPSFSSTQNVSGGPTPEELWKLLDQCDLSNSHSSTPCISPCPSLISTGPSIKTSNVLFLNQSQSTEATPGPSQV from the exons ATGGCTGTACCACCTTCTTTTGGACTTAGTGATATTGTACATTTGAACGTTGGTGGAACAAG GTTTTCAACATCAAAGCAGACGCTAACATGGGTTCCAGATTCATTTTTTACAGCTTTATTAAGTAACAGAATTGCCAGTCACAGAGATGAAATTGGTGCATTATTTATAGATAGAGAtccaaaattattttctattatattaaattatcttcGTACAAAGGATattgatttaaaaaatgtagATCTTCGAACATTGAGACATGAAGCTGAATATTATGGTATTACTCCATTGGTTAAGAGATTAATGCTATGTGAAGATTTAACTCAGTCTTCTTGTGGAGATGTTTTGTTTTATGGTTATTTACCACCACCAA GTATACCATTGCAAGAACCTACCACTGTTGCATCAAATGTAGGAGATGTGTCTGTTCATGGCAGAAGTCCTGCTAATAATACGAATTCCAGAGCGGATGTACCATCTACCTCCCAAACTACAACTCCTGGAACTTCTAATAGCCACAATAATAATG GACAACAAAACCATAAAGGAGTACTTAATAGTCATATGCGAAATTCTTCATTAGATTATAGAATCCAACAAAAAGGCTTACCACATTCACGTACATCATCTCTAGATTTAAGACATGTTAGGAATAATTCAGcagatttaaataaattgtataaaaatgatataaatttaGTATTTGGACCTCAACAAG tttCATCATGGGTTGATCCCTTAAGAGTTCAGATCATAAAAGCACATCATAATTGGATTGTAATTGCTTATGCTCATTTTATAACATGTTATCGACTTAAAGACTCATCTGGTTGGCAACATGCATTTACTAGTCCTCACATTGAATCAGTAATTGAAAGAGTGGCAATAACATCAAAATTAAGTACCAGTGGTGATGTTAAAATGGTTGCAATTTCTTATGGAAATCAGGTCAGATTATGGAGTATTTCAGCAAATGGAATGAAGAATATTGGTACATTTAATCTAAATGTTCGtgtggaatatttattttttattgggAGCCAGTTAGTTGCTCTATCTCCTACTGACAAAATCGGTGTATGGCATGCTATGACACATCATTGGCAAATACAAGATGTAGTACCTATTCTGTCATTTGACACAGCTGGTTCGTTTCTTCTATTAGGCTGCAACAATGGATCTATTTATTATATtg atatgGAAAAGTTTCCTTTAAGAATGAAGGACAATGACTTACTTGTAACTGAATTATACCGCGACCCAAACTATGATCCCATTACCGCCATATCTGTATATTTAACACCAAAAACAT CTGTCTGTGGTAATTGGATTGAAATTGCATATGGTACAAAATCTGGCAGTGTTCGAGTTATTGTCCAACATCCTGAAACTGTAGGACATGGCCCACAACTGTTTCAAACATTTACTGTACATCAAAGTAGTGTAACAAAA GTAACATTGTCAGAAAAATATTTAGTATCCGTTTGTTCAGAATATAACCATGTTAGAAGTTGGGCAGTAACGAGGTTCCGAGGAATGATTTCTACTCAACCTGGTTCAACACCAGAAGCTAgttttaaaattgtatctttaGAAGCAATTGAATCTTGCATTAGTTATAATGCTGGAAATGACTTTG GACCATTTGGTGAACAAGATGATGAACAAGTCTTTGTTCAAAAAGTTGTACCTGAGACAGATCAATTGTTTGTACGCTTAGCGTCAAATGGAAAGAGAGTCTGTGTAATCAAATCAGTGGATGGTAGTATTATAAGCTCCTTTTATGTGCACGAATGTGAAGGATCCAGCCGTATGGGTTCAAGACCCAGGCGTTTTATATTCACTGGTCATTCCAATGGTACCATTCAAATGTGGGACCTTACAACAGCTTTAGAACCATCTTTCTCTTCTACTCAAA ATGTCTCTGGTGGTCCCACGCCAGAAGAACTTTGGAAATTATTAGATCAATGTGATTTAAGTAACAGCCATTCCTCAACGCCATGTATTAGTCCATGTCCATCACTTATATCTACAGGCCCAAGTATAAAAACTAGCAATGTACTATTTCTTAATCAATCACAAAGTACTGAAGCAACACCCGGACCTAGTCAAGTATGA
- the Sras gene encoding ras converting CAAX endopeptidase Sras, translating to MDRDTSNQHQYGVMETMGRNTDLSCITAILSCFVLSVMYVASLYVWNSPYSREHPTVIKKRFFSVFIMSLISPALLYFGINEKVFQKATIWELLGLRWPGLIQAIVIPLLLTMILFLGPICVQGFNGLWRLYTEPMYWLGSVRTIIWWRNLVVAPLAEEWTFRACMLPLLLQCFTPTTAIFVCPLFFGVAHFHHVVDRVKAGMNLKHALFISCFQFAFTTLFGAYAAFLFAKTGHLAAPFTAHSFCNHMGCPDLSEVVAVKDPLKRAGLFSLFVIGLVAWCFLLTPMTNPRLFYNNLFWHKNFI from the exons ATGGATCGCGACACAAGCAACCAACATCAGTATGGAGTTATGGAGACCATGGGCCGAAATACCGATTTATCCTGCATAACCGCAATTCTATCATGTTTCGTTTTATCGGTGATGTATGTCGCGAGTCTCTATGTATGGAATTCTCCGTACAGTAG GGAACATCCtactgtaataaaaaaaagattttttagCGTTTTTATTATGTCCCTTATATCTCCTGCTTTGTTGTATTTtggaataaatgaaaaagtatttcaaaag GCAACAATTTGGGAGTTATTGGGTCTGCGATGGCCTGGTTTAATTCAAGCAATTGTGATAccattattattaacaatgaTACTATTTCTAGGGCCAATATGTGTACAAGGTTTCAATGGACTTTGGAGACTATATACTG AGCCTATGTATTGGCTTGGGAGTGTACGAACAATAATATGGTGGAGAAATCTAGTAGTTGCTCCTTTAGCTGAAGAATGGACATTTAGAGCATGTATGTTACCATTGCTTTTGCAATGTTTTACACCAACTACTGCCATATTTGTATGTCCTTTATTTTTTGGTGTTGCTCATTTTCATCATGTAGTAGACAGGGTGAAAGCAGGCATGAATCTGAAACATGCCCTTTTTATATCTT GTTTCCAATTTGCGTTTACGACACTGTTTGGTGCATATGCTGCCTTTCTTTTTGCTAAAACAG GACATTTAGCAGCACCGTTTACGGCACATTCTTTTTGTAATCATATGGGATGTCCTGATCTTTCTGAAGTTGTTGCAGTTAAAGATCCTTTAAAAAGAGCTGGATTGTTTTCTTTGTTTGTAATTGGATTAGTAGCCTGGTGTTTTTTATTGACACCAATGACAAATCcaagattattttataataatttattttggcataaaaattttatatga
- the FBXO11 gene encoding F-box protein 11 translates to MPSASFTSSRNYVRRSRRKGANRIPLPSRTTSAEPCDLPCSASNQIPPGGGVGGGGGGGGGGGGGGSGGRGSSPSVSGVAAPSPSPSHSHSSPYDLRRKSPPHPDPAPGTSSALPPSGGSSIGATLGSSSLPARKRPRRTCSLSTDGTNTNTAAHYLQYELPDEVLLTIFNYLMEQDLCRVSQVCKRFQTIANDTELWKSLYQQVYEYDLPLFNPAPCKFEFVSPDESDYPNPWKESFRQLYRGVHVRPGFQDLKFKGRNLPYFNTVQGALDYVDEYRSNSGPSSNNSTTTSGQGNCCGNNSQVTEEAPQHLVFLHAGIYRGEFLVIDSDVALIGAAPGNVAESVILERESESTVMFVEGAKRAYAGHLTLKFTPDVTSTVPHHKHYCLEVGENCSPTVDHCIIRSSSVVGAAVCVSGVGANPVVKNCDISDCENVGLYVTDYAQGTYEDNEISRNALAGIWVKNYANPIMRRNHIHHGRDVGIFTFDNGLGYFEANDIHNNRIAGFEVKAGANPTVVHCEIHHGQTGGIYVHENGLGQFIDNKIHSNNFAGVWITSNSNPTIRRNEIYNGHQGGVYIFGEGRGLIEHNNIYGNALAGIQIRTNSDPIVRHNKIHHGQHGGIYVHEKGQGLIEENEVYANTLAGVWITTGSTPVLRRNRIHSGKQVGVYFYDNGHGKLEDNDIFNHLYSGVQIRTGSNPVIRGNKIWGGQNGGVLVYNSGLGLLEQNEIFDNAMAGVWIKTDSNPTLKRNKIFDGRDGGICIFNGGKGVLEENDIFRNAQAGVLISTQSHPVLRRNRIFDGLAAGVEITNNATATLEFNQIFNNRFGGLCLASGVQPTTRGNKIFNNQDAVEKAVGNGQCLYKISSYTSFPMHDFYRCQTCNTTDRNAICVNCIKTCHAGHDVEFIRHDRFFCDCGAGTLSNQCQLQGEPTQDTDTLYDSAAPMESHTLMVN, encoded by the exons ATGCCAAGTGCGTCGTTTACATCGTCGCGCAATTACGTGCGAAGATCCCGAAGAAAAGGTGCAAACAGAATTCCTCTGCCTTCGAGAACCACCTCGG CCGAGCCATGCGACTTGCCATGTTCAGCATCAAATCAGATACCTCCTGGGGGTGGAGTTGGTGGTGGagggggaggaggaggaggtggaggtGGGGGTGGAAGTGGTGGAAGAGGATCATCACCCAGCGTCTCTGGTGTTGCAGCACCATCACCTTCTCCATCACACTCTCACTCATCCCCATATGATCTAAGACGTAAAAGTCCACCTCATCCGGATCCTGCTCCTGGTACCAGTTCTGCCCTACCTCCTTCAGGTGGCAGTAGTATAGGAGCCACTCTTGGTTCTTCCTCTCTACCAGCAAGAAAACGACCTAGGCGGACTTGTTCATTATCCACAGATG GTACAAATACAAATACTGCAGCGCATTATCTTCAGTATGAGTTACCGGATGAAGTGCTGCTTActatatttaattatctaatggAACAAGATCTATGTAGAGTTTCCCAGGTTTGCAAACGTTTTCAAACAATTGCAAATGACACTGAACTATGGAAGTCCCTCTACCAGCAAGTCTATGAATATGATTTACCACTATTTAATCCTGCACCTTGTAAATTTGAATTTGTTTCCCCGGATGAATCAGACTATCCAAACCCATGGAAAGAAAGCTTTAGACAACTATATAGAGGAGTACATGTTAGGCCAGGATTTCAGGATTTGAAGTTTAAAGGTCGGAATTTGCCATACTTTAATACAGTTCAGGGAGCATTAGATTATGTAGATGAATATAGAAGCAATAGTGGCCCCTCGTCAAATAATAGCACAACTACAAGTGGTCAAGGGAATTGTTGTGGAAACAATTCCCAGGTAACAGAAGAAGCACCTCAACATCTAGTTTTCTTACATGCTGGAATATATAGAGGCGAATTTCTTGTAATCGACAGCGACGTTGCATTAATCGGAGCAGCACCTGGAAATGTGGCAGAATCTGTTATATTAGAACGAGAAAGTGAATCTACAGTTATGTTTGTAGAAGGAGCAAAACGAGCTTATGCCGGCCACCTCACATTAAAGTTTACCCCAGATGTTACTAGCACAGTGCCGCATCATAAACATTATTGTTTAGAAGTTGGTGAAAATTGCAGTCCCACGGTTGATCATTGTATTATTAGGAGTTCGAGTGTTG TTGGAGCGGCTGTTTGCGTGTCAGGGGTAGGAGCAAATCCTGTAGTGAAGAATTGTGACATATCGGATTGTGAAAATGTTGGACTCTATGTCACTGATTATGCACAAGGAACTTACGAGGACAATGAAATTTCTAGAAATGCATTAGCAGGAATCTGGGTGAAGAATTATGCAAATCCAATCATGCGAAGAAATCATATTCATCACGGAAGGGATGTCGGAATCTTTACGTTTGATAATGGTCTCGGGTATTTCGAGGCTAACGATATCCATAATAATCGAATAGCAGGTTTTGAAGTAAAAGCTGGTGCTAACCCAACGGTTGTACATTGTGAAATACACCATGGTCAGACAGGTGGAATTTATGTTCATGAGAATGGATTAGGGCAATTTATCGATAACAAAATTCATTCGAATAATTTCGCTGGTGTTTGGATTACCTCCAATTCAAATCCCACTATTcgtagaaatgaaatttataatggTCATCAAGGGGGAGTATATATATTTGGAGAAGGAAGAGGCTTGAtcgaacataataatatttatgGTAATGCACTAGCTGGTATACAAATCAGAACAAATTCGGATCCTATTGTTAGACATAATAAAATACATCATGGTCAACATGGTGGTATATACGTGCATGAAAAGGGACAAGGTTTAATCGAAGAGAATGAAGTATATGCAAATACATTAGCAGGTGTTTGGATAACTACAGGATCGACGCCGGTATTAAGAAGAAATCGTATTCATAGCGGAAAACAAGTTGGAGTTTATTTTTATGATAACGGACATGGTAAACTAGAAGACAATGATATTTTCAATCATTTGTATTCAGGAGTACAAATAAG GACTGGAAGTAATCCAGTAATACGCGGGAATAAAATATGGGGTGGTCAAAATGGTGGCGTTCTTGTGTACAATAGCGGATTAGGCTTACTCgaacaaaatgaaatttttgataatGCAATGGCTGGAGTTTGGATTAAAACAGATAGTAATCCTAcgttaaaaagaaacaaaatattcgATGGGCGAGATGGTggaatttgtatatttaatgGTGGCAAag GTGTCCTAGAAGAAAATGATATATTTCGTAATGCTCAAGCAGGAGTGCTTATTTCCACACAATCCCATCCTGTCTTAAGGAGAAACCGAATTTTTGATGGATTGGCAGCCGGTGTCGAAATAACGAACAATGCAACTGCTACGTTggaatttaatcaaattttcaatAACAGATTCGGCGGTCTATGTTTAGCAAGTGGAGTACAACCAACAACTAGAG gtaataaaatatttaataatcaaGATGCAGTTGAAAAGGCGGTCGGGAACGGCCaatgtttatacaaaatttcGTCATATACCTCTTTCCCTATGCATGATTTCTATCGTTGCCAAACATGCAATACAACAGATCGTAATGCAATTTGTGTAAACTGCATAAAAACCTGTCATGCTGGACACGATGTAGAATTCATTAGACATGACCG ATTCTTCTGTGACTGTGGTGCTGGAACATTGAGTAATCAATGTCAACTTCAGGGTGAACCTACACAAGATACAGACACGTTATACGATAGTGCGGCACCAATGGAATCACATACACTTATGGTCAACTAG